In Flammeovirgaceae bacterium 311, one DNA window encodes the following:
- a CDS encoding alpha-L-arabinofuranosidase (COG3534 Alpha-L-arabinofuranosidase) — MWGLFFEDINMGADGGVYAELVKNRSFEFDTPMMGWKELKKDGAEGSMLVYNLGEVDMANRRFARVKVKSDAGAYGITNEGFRGMGIKQGNQYDFSVMARQQPGSNIVLNIEVVNAEGEKIGETTIKPEGQAWKKYTASFTATATAPKALLNLWTKGQGEIDLDMISLFPKDTWKGRPGGLRADMIQLLADMKPGFLRFPGGCIVEGRTLDERFQWKKTIGPAAERDLIVNRWNTEFKHRLTPDYYQTFGLGFFEYFQVAEDIGAEPLPILNAGMACQFNTGELVPLDELEPYIQDALDLIEFANGPATSEWGKKRAEMGHPEPFNMKYLGVGNEQWGEQYIERFKEFEKVLKAKYPEIMLVTTTGPFPEGEEFEYLDKTLRAMDAELIDEHYYRPPQWFRENATRYDSYDRNGPKIFAGEYAAQSVAIASPDNKNNWETALSEAAFMTGLERNADVVVMASYAPLFAHAEGWQWTPDMIWVDNLRAHGTPNYYVQKMFSTNRGSQVVPMLHQNAPVTGQNGLYASAVKDNETGEIILKIVNTTDKVQNSETVVEGVKKLGSKAKLTVMKSDKMDAVNTLENPVNIAPVDQTLNVKGNKVNLPLAPYSVTVVRVKAS, encoded by the coding sequence ATGTGGGGGCTTTTCTTCGAAGACATCAACATGGGAGCTGATGGCGGAGTATATGCAGAACTGGTGAAAAACCGGTCTTTTGAGTTTGATACCCCTATGATGGGCTGGAAAGAACTGAAGAAAGATGGCGCCGAGGGCAGCATGCTGGTTTATAACCTGGGTGAGGTAGATATGGCCAACCGCCGCTTTGCCCGTGTTAAGGTAAAATCCGATGCAGGTGCTTATGGCATTACCAACGAAGGCTTTCGTGGCATGGGTATCAAGCAGGGCAATCAGTACGATTTCTCTGTGATGGCACGCCAGCAGCCCGGCAGCAACATTGTGCTGAACATAGAAGTGGTGAATGCGGAGGGGGAGAAAATTGGCGAAACCACCATCAAGCCAGAAGGGCAGGCCTGGAAAAAATATACCGCAAGCTTTACCGCTACGGCTACAGCGCCCAAAGCACTGCTTAACCTCTGGACAAAAGGCCAGGGCGAGATTGACCTGGACATGATCTCCCTCTTCCCCAAGGATACCTGGAAAGGACGCCCGGGTGGCCTGCGTGCCGATATGATTCAGCTGCTGGCCGATATGAAGCCTGGTTTCCTGCGTTTCCCCGGCGGCTGTATTGTAGAAGGCCGTACCCTGGATGAGCGCTTCCAGTGGAAAAAAACCATTGGCCCGGCTGCAGAGCGGGACCTGATCGTTAACCGCTGGAACACCGAATTCAAGCACCGCCTGACTCCCGACTACTACCAAACCTTTGGCCTGGGCTTCTTTGAATACTTCCAGGTGGCAGAAGACATTGGGGCCGAACCCCTGCCCATCCTGAATGCAGGCATGGCCTGCCAGTTTAACACCGGTGAGCTGGTACCCCTGGATGAGCTTGAGCCTTACATCCAGGATGCACTGGACCTCATTGAATTTGCAAATGGTCCTGCTACCAGCGAGTGGGGTAAGAAACGTGCTGAAATGGGGCATCCCGAACCATTTAATATGAAATACCTGGGTGTGGGTAATGAGCAATGGGGTGAGCAGTACATTGAGCGTTTTAAGGAGTTTGAGAAAGTACTGAAGGCAAAATATCCTGAAATTATGCTTGTTACCACCACGGGTCCTTTTCCTGAAGGTGAGGAGTTCGAGTACCTCGATAAAACCCTGCGAGCCATGGATGCCGAGCTGATCGACGAGCACTATTACCGCCCGCCACAGTGGTTCCGCGAAAATGCCACCCGCTACGACAGCTACGACCGCAACGGACCTAAGATTTTTGCAGGTGAGTATGCCGCGCAAAGTGTAGCCATTGCCAGCCCCGACAACAAAAACAACTGGGAAACTGCCCTCTCCGAGGCTGCCTTTATGACGGGCCTGGAGCGCAATGCCGATGTAGTGGTAATGGCCTCTTATGCACCGCTCTTTGCCCATGCCGAAGGCTGGCAGTGGACGCCCGATATGATCTGGGTAGATAACCTGCGTGCCCATGGTACTCCCAATTACTATGTGCAGAAAATGTTCTCTACCAACAGAGGCTCACAGGTGGTGCCCATGCTCCATCAGAATGCACCTGTAACAGGCCAGAATGGCCTGTATGCCTCTGCCGTGAAAGATAACGAAACAGGAGAGATCATCCTGAAAATTGTGAACACCACCGATAAGGTACAAAACAGCGAAACTGTGGTGGAGGGCGTGAAAAAACTAGGTTCTAAGGCGAAGCTGACGGTGATGAAAAGCGATAAAATGGATGCCGTCAATACCCTTGAAAATCCGGTAAACATTGCTCCAGTAGACCAGACCCTGAATGTAAAAGGGAATAAAGTAAACCTGCCACTGGCACCCTATTCTGTAACAGTGGTGCGGGTGAAGGCGAGCTAA
- a CDS encoding endo-arabinase (COG3507 Beta-xylosidase) has protein sequence MKTIHFSSCLLLFATLLGACQTQQTQTEQVNEPVAGPDIADDYSDITDIQHYKKWGTYNVHDPSVIKAGDTYYMYSTDAIWWPEGAVQEADSITTGNIHVRRSKDLVNWEFVGWAFDSIPPAAVQHIQQASGGREPGGIWAPYIMKWGEGYRLYYSVSVFGANTSTIGLATSSSPEGPWEQQGLVVKTFESSPMNAIDPSVVVDAQNGRHWMIYGSYFGGLFALELNPATGLALKEGDLGKVVARRGEGKEKIIEAPEVIYNPDTKKYYLFVSYDALFTHYNVRVGRADSPEGPYLDLYGKDMADTTNNFPVLTYAYRFEGHPGWAGVAHPAVINDGGQFYMFHQGRLSPENLMMVMHARKMFWTEDGWPVVSPQRYAAMEQQPIGREELTGSWEIIHLAEVQDTVTLWQGQIPPGGWHYSTSMFNNPITVNLMADGQVQGDPEFFAWKLEGDKLLLTGPEAEETSVILSRGWDWENKRQAIVFTGLARDGFSVWGKRTAEN, from the coding sequence ATGAAAACAATACATTTTTCAAGCTGTCTGCTGCTGTTTGCTACCCTGCTGGGTGCCTGCCAGACACAGCAAACGCAAACGGAGCAGGTAAACGAGCCGGTAGCCGGTCCTGATATTGCTGACGACTACAGCGACATCACCGATATTCAGCATTACAAAAAATGGGGTACCTATAATGTGCATGATCCTTCTGTGATCAAAGCCGGCGATACCTATTATATGTACTCTACAGATGCCATCTGGTGGCCCGAAGGTGCCGTACAGGAAGCAGACTCCATTACGACAGGCAACATACATGTGCGCCGCTCAAAAGACCTGGTAAACTGGGAGTTTGTAGGCTGGGCGTTCGATAGCATTCCCCCGGCAGCCGTTCAGCACATACAGCAGGCATCGGGCGGCAGAGAACCGGGCGGTATCTGGGCACCCTACATCATGAAATGGGGGGAGGGCTACCGCTTATACTATTCAGTGTCTGTATTTGGTGCCAACACCTCTACCATTGGTCTGGCTACCAGCAGCTCACCTGAGGGTCCGTGGGAGCAGCAGGGGCTGGTGGTAAAAACTTTTGAAAGCAGCCCCATGAATGCCATCGACCCCTCCGTGGTGGTAGATGCGCAGAATGGCAGGCACTGGATGATCTATGGATCTTACTTTGGCGGTCTGTTTGCGCTGGAATTAAACCCTGCTACCGGGCTTGCTCTGAAAGAAGGTGATTTAGGAAAAGTAGTGGCCCGCAGGGGCGAGGGCAAAGAAAAAATCATAGAAGCTCCTGAAGTTATTTACAATCCTGATACAAAAAAGTACTACCTCTTTGTCTCCTACGATGCCCTCTTTACCCATTACAATGTGCGTGTAGGGCGTGCAGATAGCCCCGAGGGTCCTTACCTGGATCTGTACGGGAAAGACATGGCCGACACCACCAACAACTTTCCGGTATTAACCTACGCTTACCGCTTTGAGGGTCATCCGGGCTGGGCAGGCGTTGCCCATCCGGCTGTAATTAACGATGGCGGCCAGTTCTATATGTTCCACCAGGGCCGGCTGTCCCCCGAAAACCTGATGATGGTGATGCATGCCCGCAAAATGTTCTGGACGGAAGATGGCTGGCCGGTAGTATCTCCGCAGCGTTATGCCGCTATGGAGCAGCAACCAATTGGCCGGGAAGAGCTTACCGGCAGCTGGGAAATCATTCACCTGGCCGAAGTGCAGGATACCGTCACCCTCTGGCAGGGGCAGATCCCTCCCGGTGGCTGGCACTACAGCACCAGTATGTTCAACAACCCTATCACCGTAAATCTCATGGCAGATGGTCAGGTGCAGGGAGATCCGGAGTTCTTTGCCTGGAAGCTGGAAGGCGACAAGCTGCTGCTTACCGGCCCGGAGGCGGAAGAAACCAGCGTTATCTTATCCAGAGGCTGGGACTGGGAAAATAAAAGGCAGGCAATCGTTTTCACCGGTCTGGCCCGCGATGGCTTCAGCGTCTGGGGCAAAAGAACGGCAGAAAATTAA
- a CDS encoding beta-xylosidase (COG3507 Beta-xylosidase), with product MLNGNAMFNIIRNCCCQLPLAMLLLVCFFTGANAQGTDFRVHDPVMIRQGGTYYLFATGSGISVMSSPDMKNWTRLEPVFATPPQWAVEAIPGFKGHIWAPDISFHNGTYYLYYSVSAFGKNTSAIGLATSPTLDPKDPKYKWTDHGKVVQSVPGRDMWNAIDPNLIKDEKGQPWLTFGSFWGGMKLVKMDQHLKKPAIPEEWYTLARRPREWSTHDTLAGSAAIEAPFIFKKGDYYYLFVSYDYCCRGVNSTYKMVVGRSKDVKGPYLNREGEQMLEGKATMVMEGDKDWYGVGHNSVYTFDNTDYLVFHAYDAADEGRPKLRIEKLRWDAQGWPQVAVGQ from the coding sequence ATGTTAAATGGAAATGCCATGTTCAACATAATAAGAAATTGCTGCTGTCAGTTACCGCTGGCCATGCTGCTGCTGGTCTGCTTTTTTACGGGAGCAAATGCACAGGGAACCGACTTTAGGGTGCATGATCCGGTAATGATCCGTCAGGGAGGAACCTATTACCTGTTTGCAACCGGGAGTGGCATAAGTGTGATGTCTTCGCCAGACATGAAAAACTGGACCCGCCTGGAGCCTGTGTTTGCAACCCCGCCACAATGGGCCGTAGAAGCCATTCCGGGTTTTAAGGGCCATATCTGGGCGCCCGATATTTCCTTTCACAATGGCACTTACTACCTGTATTATTCCGTATCTGCTTTTGGTAAAAATACTTCTGCCATAGGCCTGGCCACCAGCCCTACCCTGGATCCGAAGGACCCAAAATACAAATGGACAGATCATGGTAAAGTAGTACAGTCGGTGCCGGGTCGGGACATGTGGAATGCCATTGATCCTAACCTGATCAAAGACGAAAAAGGACAGCCCTGGCTAACCTTTGGCTCTTTCTGGGGAGGCATGAAACTGGTTAAAATGGACCAGCACCTGAAAAAACCTGCGATTCCTGAAGAGTGGTATACGCTGGCAAGGCGCCCCAGAGAGTGGAGCACACACGATACCCTTGCCGGGAGTGCGGCCATAGAAGCACCATTCATTTTTAAAAAAGGGGATTATTATTATCTGTTTGTCTCCTACGACTACTGCTGCCGTGGTGTTAACAGCACTTATAAAATGGTGGTGGGACGCTCCAAAGATGTAAAGGGTCCTTACCTGAACAGAGAAGGAGAGCAAATGCTGGAGGGTAAAGCTACTATGGTAATGGAGGGAGATAAAGACTGGTATGGGGTGGGGCATAATTCAGTTTACACCTTTGACAATACAGACTACTTGGTTTTCCATGCCTATGACGCAGCCGATGAAGGCAGACCAAAGCTACGGATTGAAAAGCTGCGCTGGGATGCCCAAGGATGGCCGCAGGTAGCGGTAGGGCAGTAG
- a CDS encoding SusD/RagB family protein, producing the protein MKNLKYILILLVMMGSASCGDDYLELTDPNQIDKETFWNTEEDFEKGVNGIYQSMYYDGSYMRLAPLALDLRGDDVRGDSPWPVIDLAGRFGRATDELLQHWTWIAFYGGVHRANNVISRIENPEIEFSSQEARNALHGQALFLRGLYYMHLVTWYNNIPLVLEPYETPDDFYPEQSDPAAVWNQIIQDFQQAAELLPQSYTDASDLGRATKGAATAYLGKAYLFNEQYQAAANEFQKVMGMGYSLMPNYADNFTEEHENNAESIYEIQFDREVGGAELGWVRMPAANWSKTSARAITYAPVGFGWSDVLPTRWAFEQFMVEPTAEGNVDPRLDATMFYNYPGATVYGVPYEQQYGEGTTDIYPKKYQNYRTLPDEFDWRSGINERLMRYADVLLMYAETQIALGNTAEAAKYIQMVRSRANLPDREAELAAMSPDALFMELAHQRLLEFTFEGKRFDDIRRWGWLEDPAMLAELKARDSEFNGYTPGREFYFIPQAELDRHPTMVQNPGY; encoded by the coding sequence ATGAAAAATTTAAAATATATCCTGATACTACTGGTGATGATGGGATCAGCTTCCTGTGGTGATGATTATCTGGAACTGACCGACCCTAACCAAATTGATAAGGAAACTTTCTGGAATACAGAAGAAGACTTTGAAAAGGGTGTGAATGGAATCTATCAGTCTATGTACTACGATGGCTCCTATATGCGCTTAGCTCCTCTTGCCTTAGACCTTCGCGGAGATGATGTGAGAGGCGACAGCCCCTGGCCGGTAATTGACTTGGCCGGCAGGTTTGGTCGTGCAACCGACGAACTGCTGCAGCACTGGACCTGGATTGCTTTTTATGGCGGTGTACACAGAGCCAATAATGTAATTTCCCGAATCGAAAATCCGGAAATTGAATTTAGTTCGCAGGAAGCAAGAAATGCGCTGCACGGACAGGCCCTGTTCCTGCGTGGGCTTTACTATATGCACCTGGTTACCTGGTACAATAATATTCCTCTGGTGCTGGAGCCTTATGAAACACCAGACGATTTTTACCCAGAGCAGTCAGATCCGGCTGCAGTCTGGAATCAGATTATCCAGGACTTCCAGCAAGCAGCTGAATTGCTTCCTCAGTCCTACACAGATGCAAGTGATCTGGGCAGGGCTACAAAAGGTGCAGCTACAGCTTACCTTGGCAAAGCCTATCTGTTTAATGAACAATACCAGGCAGCTGCTAATGAATTTCAAAAGGTAATGGGCATGGGTTATTCCCTGATGCCTAACTATGCAGATAATTTTACCGAAGAGCACGAAAACAATGCTGAATCTATTTATGAGATTCAGTTTGACAGAGAGGTTGGCGGAGCCGAACTGGGTTGGGTTCGTATGCCGGCTGCTAACTGGAGTAAAACTTCTGCAAGAGCCATTACCTATGCACCGGTAGGCTTTGGCTGGTCAGATGTGCTGCCAACCCGCTGGGCGTTTGAGCAGTTTATGGTAGAGCCTACTGCCGAAGGTAATGTAGATCCAAGGCTAGATGCCACTATGTTCTACAACTATCCGGGTGCTACAGTATATGGTGTACCTTACGAGCAGCAGTATGGCGAAGGAACTACTGATATTTATCCTAAGAAGTACCAGAACTACAGAACACTTCCTGATGAGTTTGACTGGAGGTCTGGTATCAACGAAAGGCTGATGCGCTATGCAGATGTGCTCCTGATGTATGCTGAAACTCAGATTGCCCTGGGCAATACCGCAGAGGCGGCAAAATACATCCAGATGGTAAGAAGCCGTGCCAACCTTCCAGACAGGGAAGCAGAACTTGCAGCCATGAGTCCTGATGCCTTATTCATGGAACTTGCACATCAAAGGTTACTTGAATTCACCTTTGAAGGAAAAAGATTTGACGACATCAGGAGATGGGGCTGGCTGGAAGATCCTGCAATGCTTGCAGAATTGAAAGCCAGAGATAGTGAATTCAACGGATATACCCCTGGCAGAGAATTCTATTTTATTCCACAGGCTGAACTTGACAGACATCCTACCATGGTCCAGAATCCTGGTTATTGA
- a CDS encoding alpha-N-arabinofuranosidase (COG3534 Alpha-L-arabinofuranosidase) — MIFYKYYKRTLALFAVVLVSCTVFAQNARIKIDLDRTIGEVNEHVYGNFVEHLGRNVYGGIYDPGSPLSDQRGFRKDVLEAVKGLNVSITRYPGGNFVSNYHWLDGVGPKEDRPARMELAWGRLESNHFGTNEFMEYAREMDTEPYFAVNLGTGTIEEAQRWVEYTNVKEGPYYAELRKKHGYAEPHNIKYWSLGNEMDGYWQIGHLNAEDYVKKAREAAKLMKLTDPSIKLIAAGSSNYRPDAEPDEWNRTILSELGDVIDYIALHIYVGNPNDNYYNFVASPLVAEKRTKIVEGMINEVMQNADRGDRDPIYIAWDEYNVWYRARSEETMQGTRALEERYNLEDALVISGFLNAFVRNADIVKMANMAQLVNVIAPIFTNETGMFKQTIYYPLQLFANNVHGTSLDVFVDSETYDTDEFFIGLGESTAKLDDVPYLDVSATHNKETGEVVISVVNRHRDKAITTDILAQTGEFSGNFEIYEVNGPDVKAQNDFNKETVSTRKNKDIRARGTKITYAFPPHSFTMIKGKIKR; from the coding sequence ATGATTTTTTATAAGTACTACAAAAGAACACTTGCGCTTTTTGCTGTTGTGCTGGTATCCTGTACAGTCTTTGCACAAAATGCAAGAATCAAAATTGACCTGGACCGCACCATTGGGGAGGTAAACGAGCATGTGTACGGAAATTTTGTGGAGCATCTTGGCAGGAACGTATACGGTGGTATTTATGACCCCGGCTCACCTTTATCAGACCAGAGAGGCTTTAGGAAAGATGTACTGGAAGCGGTAAAAGGTCTCAATGTATCGATCACCAGGTATCCGGGCGGTAACTTTGTTTCTAATTACCACTGGCTCGATGGCGTAGGCCCAAAGGAAGATCGTCCCGCCCGTATGGAGCTGGCCTGGGGCAGGCTGGAAAGCAACCACTTTGGCACCAACGAATTTATGGAGTACGCCCGCGAAATGGATACTGAACCTTATTTTGCAGTAAACCTGGGAACCGGCACCATTGAAGAAGCGCAGCGCTGGGTGGAATATACCAATGTAAAAGAGGGACCTTACTATGCTGAACTACGTAAAAAGCATGGCTATGCCGAGCCTCATAATATAAAATACTGGAGCCTCGGTAATGAGATGGATGGTTACTGGCAAATAGGCCACCTGAACGCCGAAGACTATGTGAAAAAAGCGCGTGAAGCAGCCAAGCTCATGAAGCTGACAGACCCCAGTATCAAGCTGATAGCAGCCGGTTCTTCCAACTACCGCCCGGATGCAGAACCGGATGAGTGGAACAGAACTATTCTCAGTGAGCTGGGAGATGTGATCGATTACATCGCCCTGCATATTTATGTGGGAAACCCCAATGATAATTATTACAATTTCGTAGCCTCTCCGCTGGTAGCTGAAAAGCGCACAAAAATTGTAGAGGGCATGATCAACGAGGTGATGCAGAATGCAGACCGCGGAGACCGCGATCCAATATACATTGCCTGGGATGAATACAATGTATGGTACAGAGCCCGTTCTGAAGAAACCATGCAGGGCACCAGGGCGCTGGAAGAACGCTATAACCTGGAAGATGCCCTGGTGATCTCCGGTTTTCTGAATGCTTTTGTACGCAATGCAGATATTGTGAAAATGGCTAACATGGCACAGCTGGTCAATGTAATCGCCCCTATTTTCACAAATGAAACGGGTATGTTTAAGCAAACGATCTATTACCCGCTGCAGCTGTTTGCCAACAACGTACACGGCACCTCACTGGATGTATTTGTTGATTCGGAAACCTATGATACCGATGAATTTTTTATAGGTCTGGGCGAGTCTACCGCCAAGCTTGATGATGTGCCCTACCTCGATGTTTCTGCTACACACAACAAGGAGACCGGTGAGGTGGTGATTTCTGTGGTAAACCGGCACAGAGACAAAGCCATTACGACCGATATCCTGGCTCAGACAGGCGAATTCAGCGGAAATTTTGAAATCTATGAAGTGAATGGGCCTGATGTAAAAGCCCAAAACGATTTCAACAAGGAAACGGTGAGTACCAGAAAAAATAAGGACATCAGAGCAAGGGGAACAAAAATTACCTATGCTTTTCCACCGCACTCCTTCACCATGATCAAAGGAAAAATTAAAAGATAA
- a CDS encoding Aldose 1-epimerase (COG2017 Galactose mutarotase and related enzymes): protein MAHQFLTKTKLIINPMKRNQLTAVLLCSLAFGWACSGSSENNNQDNQQAADTTAQTTSSVSRSDFGTMEDGTTVDLYTLTNEKGTELKITNYGGVITSLKVIDKNGNMDDVVLGFEDLKGYLQQGVPYFGAIVGRYGNRIANAQFVLDGQTYKLAANDGPNHLHGGTRGFDKVLWQGEPIEGDEPGVRLKYLSKDGEEGYPGNLDVTVTYTLTNDDAVKIDYSATTDKATVVNLTNHAYFNLSGNLGEKILDHEVMINADRFVPVNKTLIPTGELKPVEGTPFDFTEPTVVGERIDANDQQITYGKGYDHCWVLNGTAGEMSLAASVHHPGSGRYMEVHTTEPGIQFYTGNFLDGSLSGKGNTYGHRTGFCLETEHYPDSPNQKDFPSVTLRPGETYQTQTTYTFSVKN from the coding sequence ATGGCTCACCAGTTTTTAACCAAAACTAAACTGATAATCAACCCTATGAAAAGAAATCAACTGACAGCGGTGCTGCTGTGCTCGCTGGCATTCGGCTGGGCTTGCTCAGGTTCTTCAGAAAATAATAACCAGGATAACCAACAGGCTGCAGATACAACAGCGCAAACCACCAGTAGTGTATCCCGCTCTGATTTTGGTACAATGGAAGATGGTACAACGGTAGATCTGTATACCCTCACCAACGAAAAAGGGACCGAATTAAAGATCACCAACTATGGAGGTGTTATTACGTCGCTTAAAGTTATCGACAAAAATGGCAACATGGATGATGTAGTGCTGGGTTTTGAAGACCTGAAAGGGTATCTCCAGCAAGGTGTTCCCTATTTTGGCGCTATTGTAGGCCGCTATGGCAACCGCATTGCCAATGCCCAGTTTGTGCTGGATGGCCAGACTTATAAACTTGCTGCCAACGATGGCCCAAACCATCTGCATGGCGGCACCAGAGGTTTTGATAAAGTGTTGTGGCAGGGAGAACCCATCGAAGGTGATGAGCCTGGGGTAAGACTGAAATATCTTAGCAAAGATGGCGAAGAAGGATATCCCGGCAATCTGGATGTAACGGTAACCTATACCCTTACAAACGATGATGCCGTAAAGATCGATTACAGCGCCACTACCGATAAAGCAACGGTTGTAAATCTTACCAACCATGCCTACTTCAACCTAAGCGGCAATCTTGGGGAGAAAATTCTTGACCATGAGGTAATGATCAATGCCGATCGCTTTGTACCGGTCAACAAAACGCTGATTCCAACAGGTGAATTAAAACCAGTGGAAGGCACCCCTTTTGATTTTACCGAACCTACTGTCGTTGGTGAAAGAATAGACGCAAATGACCAGCAGATCACTTACGGCAAGGGCTATGACCATTGCTGGGTGCTGAATGGAACAGCAGGTGAAATGAGCCTGGCGGCAAGCGTACACCATCCCGGCAGCGGACGCTACATGGAAGTGCATACTACCGAGCCCGGCATCCAATTTTATACCGGCAATTTTCTGGATGGTTCCTTAAGCGGAAAAGGAAATACCTATGGCCACCGTACCGGCTTTTGCCTGGAGACAGAGCATTATCCTGATTCACCTAATCAAAAAGATTTTCCTTCGGTAACCTTAAGGCCGGGCGAGACTTATCAGACCCAGACCACCTACACTTTTTCAGTTAAAAATTAA
- a CDS encoding beta-xylosidase (COG3507 Beta-xylosidase) — protein MKASLLKDFLRLFRFIYLIGFVITFGLLSVSCSDDEPVADDDDDTEEPIDPEEPEEPEDIVSEPFDFGRFPDDYSHISSYADRSQWGFYNVHDPAIIKDGDYYYSYSTDASYGNVIGPGIQMRRSKDLINWQFLGLAFNGLPQKGAVFISSNGGTPFNALWAPYAIKVGSEYRLYYSLSSPTPRLSVIGLATSSNPWGPWIEKDLVVTSLANNTRQTNAIDPSVIIDQAGNHWFYYGSAWDGIYILQLDPATGLALRAGDKGTRIAQRGFTNGQVNGNIEGPEIIYNEEQQKYYLFIAYDWLETKYNVRVGRSDSPTGPFYDFHGHDMNEELDDLPMILAPFKFENHPGYQGVSHPAVFQDGQGQYYMATQARPTNGVYFMTMHVRQMYWTEDGWPVVSPERYGGLEQTAVTAEELAGEWERIVFGYRVVPGYAEEQRQPDLQRSVPLTLGADGSINGDAGNQWTYNDGTLTLKWGDIPEEKVLVKRGRDWENQVMETLIFTGLNSEGTAIWGKKKQ, from the coding sequence ATGAAGGCTAGTTTACTTAAAGATTTTTTGAGACTGTTCAGGTTCATTTACCTGATCGGGTTTGTAATAACTTTTGGGCTGTTGTCTGTATCCTGTTCTGATGATGAACCTGTTGCAGATGATGATGATGACACAGAGGAGCCTATAGATCCCGAAGAACCTGAGGAACCGGAAGACATTGTTTCCGAACCTTTTGATTTTGGCCGTTTCCCTGACGATTACAGCCATATATCCTCCTATGCCGACAGGTCACAATGGGGATTTTACAATGTACATGATCCTGCCATCATCAAAGATGGAGATTACTACTACAGCTATAGCACAGATGCCTCCTATGGCAATGTAATTGGCCCAGGCATTCAGATGCGAAGATCAAAAGATTTGATCAACTGGCAGTTTTTGGGACTGGCTTTTAATGGATTACCTCAAAAAGGCGCGGTTTTTATATCCTCGAACGGCGGAACTCCTTTCAATGCGTTATGGGCACCCTATGCCATAAAGGTAGGCAGTGAGTATCGCCTGTATTATTCCTTATCATCGCCTACACCACGACTGAGTGTTATTGGCCTGGCAACCTCCTCCAATCCCTGGGGCCCCTGGATTGAAAAAGACCTGGTAGTTACCTCTTTGGCCAACAATACCAGGCAAACCAATGCGATTGACCCAAGCGTTATTATAGATCAGGCCGGGAACCATTGGTTCTACTATGGCTCTGCCTGGGATGGCATTTACATCCTGCAGTTAGATCCTGCCACTGGCCTGGCGCTAAGAGCGGGCGACAAAGGCACCAGAATTGCCCAGCGCGGTTTTACTAATGGTCAGGTAAATGGAAATATTGAAGGCCCTGAAATTATTTATAATGAGGAGCAGCAGAAGTATTATCTTTTCATTGCCTACGACTGGCTGGAAACCAAATACAATGTTCGCGTGGGCCGCTCTGATTCACCCACAGGGCCCTTCTATGATTTCCATGGCCATGACATGAACGAGGAACTGGATGACCTTCCGATGATTCTTGCACCCTTCAAGTTTGAAAATCACCCGGGCTACCAGGGCGTTTCGCACCCGGCTGTTTTTCAGGATGGCCAGGGGCAGTATTATATGGCTACCCAGGCAAGGCCCACCAATGGTGTTTATTTCATGACCATGCACGTCCGCCAAATGTACTGGACCGAAGATGGATGGCCTGTGGTGTCTCCCGAACGTTATGGTGGCCTGGAGCAAACGGCTGTTACCGCCGAAGAGCTGGCTGGCGAGTGGGAGCGGATCGTGTTTGGATATCGTGTGGTGCCAGGCTATGCTGAAGAACAAAGGCAGCCGGATCTTCAGCGCTCGGTACCTTTAACACTTGGTGCCGATGGTTCCATCAATGGCGATGCCGGTAATCAGTGGACTTATAACGACGGTACCCTTACCTTAAAATGGGGGGATATTCCTGAAGAAAAAGTACTTGTGAAGCGGGGCAGGGACTGGGAAAATCAAGTAATGGAAACCCTCATCTTCACAGGCCTCAATAGCGAGGGCACCGCTATCTGGGGTAAAAAGAAGCAGTAG